In Arachis hypogaea cultivar Tifrunner chromosome 2, arahy.Tifrunner.gnm2.J5K5, whole genome shotgun sequence, a genomic segment contains:
- the LOC112718113 gene encoding uncharacterized protein — protein sequence MWRCKWIELRLKQLQSQELKYEKELAAYNYRKQLDFAHLTLDGSDIKSVPISGRMHRNKIMKRKKRNRVEEKYDLASYMSNHSLFSYYEQKDRTVDTCLKDVHGAANGGNIDDIEFKLDDLWSYVDYENSDKSLDDIIQKIEAVQSQVHKLKTRIDKVIKENSGKFDSGNQLDKPGTPQLEPGNASLTDEGFNLLVEMTDKPRLEDLREEIKDGTLIQNQEAKKELQVSESDFSVEDVVPNIHSTLKVCSTSKSNVPKNKRKRRNKSASWNRMSFG from the exons ATGTGGCGTTGTAAGTGGATCGAACTGCGTCTGAAGCAACTTCAGTCTCAAGAGCTTAAGTATGAAAAAGAGCTTGCAGCTTATAATTATAGAAAGCAGCTTGATTTTGCACACCTAACATTAGATGGCTCTGATATCAAGTCGGTACCTATATCTGGTCGGATGCATAGGAATAAAATTATGAAGAGGAAAAAAAGGAATAGAGTTGAAGAGAAGTATGATTTAGCATCATACATGTCTAACCATAGTTTATTCTCTTACTACG AACAAAAAGATCGCACTGTTGATACTTGTTTGAAAGATGTTCATGGTGCTGCTAATG GTGGTAACATTGATGATATTGAGTTCAAGTTGGATGATCTGTGGTCTTATGTTGACTATGAAAATAGTGATAAGTCATTGGATGACATCATTCAAAAGATTGAAGCAGTACAATCACAAGTTCACAAATTGAAAACTCGAATTGATAAGGTAATTAAAGAAAATTCAGGAAAATTTGATTCCGGAAATCAATTGGACAAGCCTGGGACACCTCAGCTTGAACCCGGAAATGCATCATTAACTGATGAAGGGTTTAATCTCCTTGTTGAGATGACTGATAAGCCTCGGCTTGAGGACTTGCGAGAAGAG ATCAAAGATGGGACCCTTATACAAAATCAAGAAGCTAAGAAAGAGTTGCAAGTTTCTGAATCTGACTTTTCTGTTGAGGATGTTGTGCCTAATATTCATTCTACTTTAAAAGTATGCTCCACATCAAAGTCAAATGTTCCTAAGAacaaaaggaaaagaaggaacaaaTCTGCCTCTTGGAACCGGATGTCATTTGGTTAA
- the LOC112735385 gene encoding peptidyl-prolyl cis-trans isomerase FKBP20-2, chloroplastic isoform X2 translates to MVPLSLTRSPLPCAIHGAKQLTLQCTNHEQDILQGSCISEKITLRRTLVLSAFVSTCVFPTLSSYAKTKTKNPYDEKRLLQQNKRIQQENNAPEDFPNFIREGFEVKVVAPDNYTKSDSGLIYRDFEVGKGDCPKDGQQVTFHYVGYNESGRRIDSTYLQGSPARIRMGTKALVPGFEEGIRDMRPGGKRRIIIPPELGPPVGPSTFFSSKQFEVFDVELLSIQNCERRTIAFYSDVVCN, encoded by the exons ATGGTTCCACTCTCACTCACACGCT CCCCCCTCCCTTGTGCTATTCATGGAGCTAAACAATTAACTCTCCAATGCACAAATCATGAGCAGGACAT ATTACAGGGTAGTTGCATATCTGAGAAAATAACATTAAGGAGGACACTTGTTCTTTCTGCTTTTGTATCAACTTGTGTTTTTCCAACCTTATCTTCTTATGCCAAGACTAAAACTAAGAATCCATATGATGAAAAACGCCTCCTACAACAAAATAAACGGATACAGCAAGAAAACAATGCACCTGAGGATTTCCCAAATTTCATAAGAGAAG GTTTTGAAGTTAAAGTAGTAGCACCGGATAACTATACCAAGAGTGATTCGGGGCTCATATACCGGGATTTCGAAGTTGGTAAAGGTGATTGCCCAAAGGATGGTCAGcag GTAACGTTTCACTATGTCGGCTATAACGAATCTGGCCGTCGTATAGACAGCACTTACTTACAGGGTTCTCCTGCCAGAATCCGTATGGGAACTAAAGCATTGGTTCCTG GATTTGAGGAAGGAATTAGAGACATGAGACCAGGTGGAAAGAGAAGAATCATTATTCCCCCTGAACTTGGGCCACCA GTTGGACCTTCAACCTTTTTCAGCTCAAAACAATTTGAAGTTTTTGATGTTGAATTATTAAGCATACAGAACTGTGAAAGGAGGACCATAGCTTTCTACTCTGATGTTGTATGCAACTGA
- the LOC112735385 gene encoding peptidyl-prolyl cis-trans isomerase FKBP20-2, chloroplastic isoform X1, whose translation MVPLSLTRFTAPLPCAIHGAKQLTLQCTNHEQDILQGSCISEKITLRRTLVLSAFVSTCVFPTLSSYAKTKTKNPYDEKRLLQQNKRIQQENNAPEDFPNFIREGFEVKVVAPDNYTKSDSGLIYRDFEVGKGDCPKDGQQVTFHYVGYNESGRRIDSTYLQGSPARIRMGTKALVPGFEEGIRDMRPGGKRRIIIPPELGPPVGPSTFFSSKQFEVFDVELLSIQNCERRTIAFYSDVVCN comes from the exons ATGGTTCCACTCTCACTCACACGCT TTACAGCCCCCCTCCCTTGTGCTATTCATGGAGCTAAACAATTAACTCTCCAATGCACAAATCATGAGCAGGACAT ATTACAGGGTAGTTGCATATCTGAGAAAATAACATTAAGGAGGACACTTGTTCTTTCTGCTTTTGTATCAACTTGTGTTTTTCCAACCTTATCTTCTTATGCCAAGACTAAAACTAAGAATCCATATGATGAAAAACGCCTCCTACAACAAAATAAACGGATACAGCAAGAAAACAATGCACCTGAGGATTTCCCAAATTTCATAAGAGAAG GTTTTGAAGTTAAAGTAGTAGCACCGGATAACTATACCAAGAGTGATTCGGGGCTCATATACCGGGATTTCGAAGTTGGTAAAGGTGATTGCCCAAAGGATGGTCAGcag GTAACGTTTCACTATGTCGGCTATAACGAATCTGGCCGTCGTATAGACAGCACTTACTTACAGGGTTCTCCTGCCAGAATCCGTATGGGAACTAAAGCATTGGTTCCTG GATTTGAGGAAGGAATTAGAGACATGAGACCAGGTGGAAAGAGAAGAATCATTATTCCCCCTGAACTTGGGCCACCA GTTGGACCTTCAACCTTTTTCAGCTCAAAACAATTTGAAGTTTTTGATGTTGAATTATTAAGCATACAGAACTGTGAAAGGAGGACCATAGCTTTCTACTCTGATGTTGTATGCAACTGA
- the LOC140176474 gene encoding uncharacterized protein, with protein sequence MKLRSCGFINWKTIDPVGSTGGLTLAWMDNVVVQIIDSSDFFIVALVKYTSVNVEWNLVGVHFSSHEQICSTQFQEVLAILQQQQEIEGSPMFRLAQKFKLVRHRLVIWQRTGLSNSEKQIDEIIGQLEEMRASSLIGGLEIMELEQNLKRTYLNEEFYWKDKSRIKWLKEGDKNTSFFHQKFEARSRKNKIWRLKVENKELATSNVAIARVAVEYFKGIFTSTNQADSGSFFLDFELKVTTSMNHRLQRPVSFEEVKKATFSVHPYSAPREDEITAKFFQFYWDSVGDDVFKAVRSFFRGRRILRSFNHTNICLIPKIPDACDMSQV encoded by the exons ATGAAGTTGAGATCATGTGGTTTTATAAATTGGAAGACTATTGATCCAGTGGGTAGCACTGGAGGCTTGACATTAGCTTGGATGGACAATGTGGTAGTGCAAATTATTGATAGTTCAGATTTTTTCATCGTGGCTTTGGTGAAATACACATCGGTTAATGTGGAATGGAATCTCGTTGGTGTTCATTTCAGCAGCCATGAACAGATCTGTTCAACACAATTTCAAGAGGTGTTAGCAATCTTACAGCAGCAACAAG AAATTGAAGGCTCCCCCATGTTTCGACTAGCTCAAAAGTTTAAACTCGTTCGACATCGACTGGTCATATGGCAGAGGACTGGTCTTTCAAACTCTGAAAAACAGATTGATGAAATTATAGGGCAGCTAGAAGAAATGAGGGCATCAAGTTTAATAGGAGGTCTTGAAATCATGGAACTTGAGCAAAACTTAAAGAGGACCTACTTGAATGAAGAATTCTATTGGAAGGATAAATCTAGAATTAAATGGCTAAAAGAAGGAGACAAAAACACTAGCTTCTTCCATCAAAAATTTGAGGCTAGATCTAGGAAGAACAAGATTTGGAGACTCAAGGTTGAGAATAAAGAGTTGGCTACTTCTAATGTTGCCATCGCAAGGGTGGCAGTGGAGTATTTCAAGGGCATCTTTACTTCCACCAATCAGGCGGATTCTGGGTCTTTTTTCTTAGACTTTGAGCTTAAGGTTACAACTAGCATGAATCATAGGCTACAACGTCCGGTCTCTTTTGAGGAAGTAAAAAAAGCTACATTTAGTGTACACCCATATAGTGCTCCAAGAGAAGATGAGATAACAGCTAAGTTCTTCCAATTTTATTGGGATAGTGTGGGCGATGATGTATTCAAGGCAGTTAGAAGTTTCTTTCGAGGAAGGCGCATTTTAAGGAGTTTCAACCACACTAACATCTGCCTCATTCCTAAGATTCCTGATGCTTGTGACATGTCCCAGGTATGA
- the LOC112735390 gene encoding hydroquinone glucosyltransferase, which translates to MEKKNHCIVMVPSPGLSHLIPLVEFSKRLLSFQRENLHVKFIVPTLGAPSSSMKSILNNSLPPNSSFIILPQINIEDLTEKSDPATQMKETVKHSLPFIHQELTSLSSTNHLVAILFSVFSTDVIDLASEFNLLTYLFFASGATLFSFCFHFPQLDQEADDSSKNSLLELTDPVHVPGCSVPFQVKDLPDPVLFERSSEVYKSFLAVVKNYSLVDGVIMNTFTDLEPDAVKALQQEHDNNKGEKNVPFVYPIGPIIQSETSNEVNKLECLTWLDNQPPRSVLYISFGSGGTLSQEQLNEIAFGLELSGHKFLWVVRAPSNFGGSAYLSQQKEDPLHYLPSGFVERTKEQGLVIPSWAPQIEILGHGSVGAFLSHCGWNSTLESVSHGVPVIAWPLFAEQRMNAVLLKDVLKVAVRPEANEDGIVKREEVARVVKGIIEENEEGLEMRKRIKELSDAAAAALSENGSSMKALSSLALKWQNI; encoded by the exons ATGGAGAAGAAAAATCACTGCATTGTTATGGTTCCTTCCCCAGGACTTAGCCATTTGATTCCACTGGTTGAGTTCTCAAAGAGATTACTATCATTTCAAAGAGAAAATTTGCATGTGAAGTTCATAGTTCCAACACTTGGTGCTCCTTCTTCTTCCATGAAATCCATTCTCAACAACTCTCTTCCACCaaactcatcattcatcattctccCCCAAATCAACATTGAAGACCTCACTGAGAAATCTGATCCTGCAACTCAGATGAAAGAAACAGTGAAACACTCTCTTCCATTCATCCATCAAGAACTCACCTCACTCAGTTCCACCAATCACCTTGTTGCTATCTTGTTCAGTGTGTTCTCAACTGATGTTATTGATCTTGCAAGTGAATTCAACCTCTTAACTTATCTCTTCTTTGCAAGTGGAGCAACACtcttttcattctgttttcattttccacAACTTGATCAGGAAGCTGATGATTCCTCTAAGAACTCCTTGTTGGAGTTAACAGATCCTGTTCATGTTCCTGGTTGTTCTGTTCCATTTCAGGTCAAGGATCTTCCTGATCCAGTTCTTTTTGAAAGATCAAGTGAAGTCTACAAATCATTTCTTGCTGTGGTAAAGAACTACTCATTGGTTGATGGTGTCATTATGAACACCTTCACAGATTTGGAACCAGATGCAGTAAAAGCTCTACAACAAGAACATGATAATAATAAAGGAGAAAAGAATGTTCCTTTTGTTTACCCAATTGGACCAATCATTCAAAGTGAGACAAGTAATGAGGTAAACAAGTTAGAGTGTTTAACATGGTTGGATAATCAGCCACCAAGATCAGTGTTGTATATCTCTTTTGGAAGTGGTGGAACACTTTCTCAAGAACAACTCAATGAGATTGCATTTGGATTGGAATTGAGTGGACACAAGTTCTTGTGGGTTGTGAGAGCTCCTAGCAACTTTGGTGGTTCTGCATATCTTAGTCAACAAAAGGAAGATCCATTACACTATCTACCATCCG GTTTTGTGGAGAGAACCAAAGAACAAGGCTTGGTGATTCCATCATGGGCCCCACAAATTGAGATTCTTGGTCATGGTTCCGTTGGTGCTTTCTTGAGCCATTGTGGTTGGAACTCAACTCTAGAGAGTGTGTCACATGGTGTGCCTGTGATTGCATGGCCACTGTTTGCAGAGCAGAGAATGAATGCAGTGTTGCTCAAAGATGTGCTTAAAGTGGCAGTGAGGCCCGAGGCTAATGAAGATGGGATAGTCAAAAGAGAAGAAGTGGCCAGAGTTGTGAAGGGGATCATAGAGGAGAATGAAGAAGGGTTGGAAATGAGAAAGAGAATTAAAGAGTTGAGtgatgctgctgctgctgcacTTAGTGAAAATGGTTCCTCTATGAAGGCACTGTCTAGTCTTGCACTGAAATGGCAAAACATTTGA